The following are from one region of the uncultured Hyphomonas sp. genome:
- the prfA gene encoding peptide chain release factor 1, which produces MASISDSRLQQVIDRFEEVEARMGATSDTAEIIALSKEHAELKPVVDKARDLLNSRTGLKEAQALASGADKDMAELAEMEIEEIRDKLPGLEEEMQILLLPKDVDDTADIVLEIRAGTGGDEAAIFAGDLFRMYSRYAQLMGWKVDIVDASPGDAGGYKEIVANVSGDGVFGHMKWESGVHRVQRVPATETQGRIHTSAATVAVLPAPENIEIEIKPDDIRIDTMRSSGAGGQHVNTTDSAVRITHLATGIMVTSSEKSQHVNRDKAMEQLKIRLYEKQRAEADAERAEARASQIGSGDRSQKVRTYNYPENRVTDHRIGLTLYSLDRIVSGDKLQDVIEALITEDQARKLAAMEEAG; this is translated from the coding sequence ATGGCAAGCATTTCAGATTCCCGCCTCCAGCAGGTGATTGATCGGTTCGAGGAAGTCGAGGCGCGCATGGGCGCGACCTCGGATACGGCCGAAATCATCGCCCTGTCGAAAGAGCATGCAGAGCTGAAGCCCGTCGTCGACAAGGCGCGGGACCTGCTCAATTCGCGTACCGGCCTGAAAGAGGCCCAGGCGCTGGCCAGTGGGGCCGACAAGGACATGGCCGAACTGGCCGAGATGGAAATCGAGGAAATCAGGGACAAGCTGCCCGGGCTGGAAGAGGAAATGCAGATCCTTCTTCTGCCGAAGGATGTCGACGATACTGCGGACATCGTCCTTGAAATCCGCGCCGGGACAGGCGGCGACGAGGCCGCGATATTCGCCGGAGACCTGTTCCGCATGTATTCGCGCTATGCTCAGCTGATGGGCTGGAAGGTGGATATCGTCGATGCCTCGCCGGGCGATGCGGGCGGCTACAAGGAGATCGTCGCGAACGTGTCGGGCGACGGCGTGTTCGGCCACATGAAGTGGGAAAGCGGCGTGCACCGCGTGCAGCGCGTGCCGGCGACAGAGACGCAGGGGCGGATCCACACTTCCGCGGCAACCGTTGCCGTCCTGCCCGCACCGGAAAATATCGAGATCGAAATCAAGCCGGATGACATCCGTATCGATACAATGCGCTCGTCCGGGGCAGGGGGGCAGCACGTCAACACGACTGACTCCGCTGTGCGCATCACGCACCTTGCAACAGGCATTATGGTGACCAGTTCCGAGAAGTCGCAGCACGTCAACCGCGACAAGGCGATGGAGCAGCTCAAGATCCGCCTCTACGAGAAACAGCGGGCCGAAGCCGATGCCGAGCGCGCAGAAGCGCGGGCCAGCCAGATCGGTTCGGGCGACCGGAGCCAGAAAGTGCGCACCTACAACTATCCCGAAAACCGGGTGACCGATCACCGGATCGGCCTGACTCTGTATTCGCTGGACCGGATCGTTTCGGGCGACAAACTGCAGGACGTGATCGAAGCGCTGATCACGGAAGACCAGGCGCGCAAGCTTGCCGCCATGGAAGAGGCTGGCTGA